One Symphalangus syndactylus isolate Jambi chromosome 20, NHGRI_mSymSyn1-v2.1_pri, whole genome shotgun sequence DNA segment encodes these proteins:
- the RASL10B gene encoding ras-like protein family member 10B isoform X1, producing MLCAHIPRGVSPLNQDNLGDIQLWLVHMWEAHASAEKYAPMRKKHGLARIRRTHLPWTQLASADVTLLGIQTGGLRHVTASLVTITNKRRKVLSFSWLKRSTWIFSEVGAVDLILPMCRRMAPVEKSRWRPQRTQGKQRQQWLVLTVAEPPAPGICSPGEPQTAARTRWRSGAGGMVSTYRVAVLGARGVGKSAIVRQFLYNEFSEVCVPTTARRLYLPAVVMNGHVHDLQILDFPPISAFPVNTLQEWADACCRGLRSVHAYILVYDICCFDSFEYVKTIRQQILETRVIGTSETPIIIVGNKRDLQRGRVIPRWNVSHLVRKTWKCGYVECSAKYNWHILLLFSELLKSVGCARCKHVHAALRFQGALRRNRCAIM from the exons ATGCTGTGTGCGCACATACCCCGTGGAGTGAGTCCTCTGAACCAGGACAACCTGGGGGACATTCAGCTGTGGCTTGTGCATATGTGGGAAGCACATGCATCTGCAGAAAAGTATGCACCCATGCGGAAAAAGCATGGCCTTGCCAGAATCCGGCGAACCCACCTGCCCTGGACCCAGTTAGCAAGTGCTGATGTCACCCTCCTGGGAATCCAGACAGGAGGTCTCAGGCATGTAACAGCCTCTCTGGTCACCATCaccaacaaaagaagaaaggttCTCTCCTTTTCCTGGCTTAAGAGATCTACTTGGATTTTCTCAGAAGTAGGGGCTGTTGACCTCATTTTACCTATGTGCAGAAGGATGGCTCCAGTTGAGAAG TCCAGGTGGAGGCCACAGAGGACCCAGGGCAAGCAGAGGCAGCAATGGTTGGTCCTGACGGTGGCTgagcccccagcccctggaatATGCAGCCCTGGGGAGCCCCAGACAGCGGCAAGGACGAGGTGGCGGAGTGGGGCGGGAGGCATGGTCTCCACCTACCGGGTGGCCGTGCTGGGGGCGCGAGGTGTGGGCAAGAGTGCCATCGTGCGCCAGTTCTTGTACAACGAGTTCAGCGAGGTCTGCGTGCCCACCACCGCCCGCCGCCTTTACCTGCCTGCTGTCGTCATGAACGGCCACGTGCACGACCTCCAGATCCTCGACTTTCCACCCATCAGCGCCTTCCCTGTCAATACGCTCCAG GAGTGGGCAGACGCCTGCTGCAGGGGACTCCGGAGTGTCCATGCCTACATCCTGGTCTACGACATCTGCTGCTTTGACAGCTTTGAGTACGTGAAGACCATCCGCCAGCAGATCCTGGAGACGAG GGTGATCGGAACCTCAGAGACGCCCATCATCATCGTGGGCAACAAGCGGGACCTGCAGCGCGGACGCGTGATCCCGCGCTGGAACGTGTCGCACCTGGTGCGCAAGACCTGGAAGTGCGGCTACGTGGAATGCTCGGCCAAGTACAACTGGCACATCCTGCTGCTCTTCAGCGAGCTGCTCAAGAGCGTCGGCTGCGCCCGTTGCAAGCACGTGCACGCTGCCCTGCGCTTCCAGGGCGCGCTGCGCCGCAACCGCTGCGCCATCATGTGA
- the RASL10B gene encoding ras-like protein family member 10B isoform X2 → MVSTYRVAVLGARGVGKSAIVRQFLYNEFSEVCVPTTARRLYLPAVVMNGHVHDLQILDFPPISAFPVNTLQEWADACCRGLRSVHAYILVYDICCFDSFEYVKTIRQQILETRVIGTSETPIIIVGNKRDLQRGRVIPRWNVSHLVRKTWKCGYVECSAKYNWHILLLFSELLKSVGCARCKHVHAALRFQGALRRNRCAIM, encoded by the exons ATGGTCTCCACCTACCGGGTGGCCGTGCTGGGGGCGCGAGGTGTGGGCAAGAGTGCCATCGTGCGCCAGTTCTTGTACAACGAGTTCAGCGAGGTCTGCGTGCCCACCACCGCCCGCCGCCTTTACCTGCCTGCTGTCGTCATGAACGGCCACGTGCACGACCTCCAGATCCTCGACTTTCCACCCATCAGCGCCTTCCCTGTCAATACGCTCCAG GAGTGGGCAGACGCCTGCTGCAGGGGACTCCGGAGTGTCCATGCCTACATCCTGGTCTACGACATCTGCTGCTTTGACAGCTTTGAGTACGTGAAGACCATCCGCCAGCAGATCCTGGAGACGAG GGTGATCGGAACCTCAGAGACGCCCATCATCATCGTGGGCAACAAGCGGGACCTGCAGCGCGGACGCGTGATCCCGCGCTGGAACGTGTCGCACCTGGTGCGCAAGACCTGGAAGTGCGGCTACGTGGAATGCTCGGCCAAGTACAACTGGCACATCCTGCTGCTCTTCAGCGAGCTGCTCAAGAGCGTCGGCTGCGCCCGTTGCAAGCACGTGCACGCTGCCCTGCGCTTCCAGGGCGCGCTGCGCCGCAACCGCTGCGCCATCATGTGA